The genomic window AAAAACCTTTTTCTAGGTTTTCAAAATTTCTTACGCCAAAACCAACTGTGATTGCGTCAAAATAATTGTCCTCAAACGGCATGTTTTCAGAATCTCCCAAAACTAGTTCAATTACATTTGAAAGCTTTTTTTCTTCTACTTTCTTTTTTCCTACTTCTAGCATTCCCGCAGAAATATCTAGGCCAATAATTTTTTCGGCATTAGTTTGTGAAAGTAAAATGGCCAAGTCGCCAGTTCCAGTTGCAATATCAAGAATAACTTTTGGTTTTTTGTCTGATACTATTTTTAATACTTTTTTGCGCCATTTAACATCAATTCCAAAAGAAATTACACGATTCAAATTATCGTAATTCCCTGAAATGGTGTCAAACATTTGGGTTACCTGCTCTTTTTTACCTAAAGAAGAGTCTTTATACGGAGTTATTTTTTCAGACATTTTTTTTATTTGGGCAAATATAAACAATCTAGTTTAACTGTAATTGAGTTTTTTAATTTGTAAAATAAATGTTTGGAAGGATTTATTTTAAAACAGATTT from Flavobacterium sp. KACC 22763 includes these protein-coding regions:
- the ubiE gene encoding bifunctional demethylmenaquinone methyltransferase/2-methoxy-6-polyprenyl-1,4-benzoquinol methylase UbiE, with the protein product MSEKITPYKDSSLGKKEQVTQMFDTISGNYDNLNRVISFGIDVKWRKKVLKIVSDKKPKVILDIATGTGDLAILLSQTNAEKIIGLDISAGMLEVGKKKVEEKKLSNVIELVLGDSENMPFEDNYFDAITVGFGVRNFENLEKGFSEILRVLKPNGVFVILETSVPDKFPYKQGYNFYSKNILPLIGKLFSKDNDAYGYLSESAAAFPYGEALNNILRKTGFIDVVAMPQTFGVATIYSASKK